The following coding sequences are from one Triplophysa dalaica isolate WHDGS20190420 chromosome 12, ASM1584641v1, whole genome shotgun sequence window:
- the ctsk gene encoding LOW QUALITY PROTEIN: cathepsin K (The sequence of the model RefSeq protein was modified relative to this genomic sequence to represent the inferred CDS: inserted 1 base in 1 codon) — MHKFGGRPLLVVMMFCDVVHTLSKVPMDEAWENWKITYKRQYNSLDEESIRQAIWXKNMLFIEAHNKEYDLGIHSYDLGMNHLGDMTLEEVAEKFLGLQMPISQDPTNTYMPDDNMGNLPASIDYRALGYVTSVKNQNPPQVSCGSCWAFSCVGALEGQLMKTTGKLVDLSPQNLVDCSKNAHPCNGGDRGLGFNYVRDNHGIDSEASYPYVGQVQRCAYNVSRKAADCKGYQVIPRGNESAMAAAVATVGPVSVGIDANQNTFQFYKSGVYYDPNCSNVNNHAVLVVGYGATPNNESYWIVKNSWGLNFGTQGYILMARDRNNACGIANRAMFPLM; from the exons ATGCATAAGTTTGGTGGCAGACCTCTGCTGGTGGTGATGATGTTTTGTGATGTAGTTCACACTCTGAGTAAGGTTCCAATGGATGAAGCATGGGAGAACTGGAAAATCACCTACAAAAGACAGTACAATAGTCTG gATGAAGAGTCTATCCGTCAAGCCATAT AGAAGAACATGCTGTTTATTGAGGCTCATAACAAAGAATATGATCTGGGGATTCATAGCTATGATCTGGGCATGAATCACTTAGGGGATATG ACACTAGAAGAAGTGGCAGAGAAATTTTTGGGACTGCAAATGCCCATTTCTCAGGACCCCACAAACACATATATGCCTGATGACAACATGGGGAACTTGCCCGCATCCATCGACTACCGTGCACTTGGCTATGTCACATCTGTCAAGAATCAG AACCCTCCTCAGGTTTCATGTGGCTCCTGTTGGGCCTTTAGCTGTGTTGGAGCGTTGGAAGGTCAGCTGATGAAGACCACGGGTAAACTGGTGGACCTTAGTCCGCAGAACCTGGTGGACTGTAGCAAAAATGCTCATCCGTGTAATGGAGGAGATAGGGGACTTGGCTTCAATTACGTCAGAGACAATCATGGTATTGATTCGGAGGCGAGCTACCCTTACGTTGGACAg GTACAGAGGTGTGCCTACAACGTGTCAAGAAAGGCAGCTGACTGTAAGGGATATCAAGTGATTCCTCGGGGTAATGAGAGTGCTATGGCTGCTGCTGTGGCAACGGTTGGGCCTGTGTCAGTGGGCATAGATGCCAATCAGAACACATTCCAATTCTACAAAAGCG GTGTGTACTATGATCCCAACTGTTCAAATGTCAACAACCATGCCGTGCTAGTTGTTGGTTATGGAGCCACACCGAACAATGAAAGTTACTGGATTGTAAAGAACAG TTGGGGTCTGAACTTTGGCACTCAGGGCTATATCCTGATGGCTCGTGACCGTAACAATGCCTGTGGCATTGCCAACCGAGCAATGTTCCCGTTGATGTGA